From the bacterium genome, the window CGACAAGGTACAGGATCGAATCGAGCATATCGGTGCGGGCCGCATGAATAATGGCGTTCATTTCCGCATGAACACTCCTGCACAGTTCGTACCGCTCGCCGTGCGGTATCCCCGCCTGCTGACGGGGGCAGATGCCGAGATCGCTGCAATTCAACGTTCCGCGGGCAGCTCCGGCATATCCGGTCGAAATGATCT encodes:
- a CDS encoding cytidine deaminase, producing the protein IISTGYAGAARGTLNCSDLGICPRQQAGIPHGERYELCRSVHAEMNAIIHAARTDMLDSILYLVGLDAENGEIVSGARPCKICTRLIINAGIRTVKVLENEVLVTTYDVQDFINNEQFDLKQARGY